From the Desulfovibrio sp. JY genome, one window contains:
- a CDS encoding DedA family protein — translation MSIEFFKHIIEQYGYLALFIGTFLEGETILLLAGFAAQSPQFGLDLRYVILFAFAGSLAGDQTAFFVGRHFGRRLIQKSEKWRIRAERVHTMLKKYHEILILSFRFFYGLRNLTPFVLGTADITVRKFFFLNAIGAAVWAVAFAMVGYAFGSILENVLIRLIDNVHHAELAILGLAVVAIVVVWVVKRVRRR, via the coding sequence ATGTCCATCGAATTTTTCAAACACATCATTGAGCAATACGGGTACCTCGCCCTTTTTATCGGCACGTTTCTCGAAGGGGAGACCATCCTGCTCCTGGCCGGATTCGCCGCCCAGTCACCGCAGTTCGGACTGGATTTGCGCTACGTGATTCTTTTCGCCTTCGCCGGCAGCCTGGCCGGGGACCAGACGGCCTTTTTCGTCGGCCGCCACTTCGGCCGCCGGTTGATCCAAAAAAGCGAGAAATGGCGGATACGGGCCGAGCGGGTCCATACCATGCTCAAAAAGTATCATGAAATCCTTATTCTCTCTTTCCGTTTTTTTTACGGCCTGCGCAACCTTACGCCGTTCGTCCTTGGCACGGCCGATATCACCGTGCGCAAGTTCTTCTTTTTAAACGCCATCGGTGCGGCCGTCTGGGCCGTGGCCTTCGCCATGGTGGGCTACGCGTTCGGCAGCATTCTGGAAAACGTGTTGATCCGGCTGATCGACAACGTGCACCACGCCGAGCTGGCCATATTGGGCTTGGCCGTCGTGGCCATCGTCGTCGTCTGGGTCGTCAAGCGGGTGCGCCGCCGCTAG